tttttttttgttcaaagaTCTTGTTTAATGTTGATATCATGTGTCAATCATGATTTTAATTTCCTAATCTGCagtcatacaaaataaatatgtaataatattctattgcTGTAATTACTTCCtaaaaaaagaatttcttTTCCGATATTTTGCCCTGTCTTGCATTCATCgtggttattttaaaatgtataaataattttcagctGTGCTAATGGCAGAAGTATTGAAACTtgcaatttgtatttgtttggtAATACAAGAAAATGGGAGTGTTAGAAAAGGAGCACAAACAATGTATAATACAgtgatattgaatataaaggACACTTTACGTGTCTGTGTGccatcatttttatatatagtacaaaacaatttattatatgtctCTGCATCAAATTTGGATGCAGCTACGTATCAggtattataaactatattttcctTGAATTGAATTACTTGCAAGTACCATTATTCTCTTACTGGCTATGGCTGTGACTTTATATTGATGTGAGACTCTATAACATGTTGTTCTACCATCTAATGTTGATATTACCATGTATGTGTCTCAACAATGTAACCTAACCCACCCCCTTAACCAAACCAAAAAATTCTGACACTGAACTCTCtatatattacacattatGCCTCAGCTAATTGAAGACACAGTTTGTAAACAGTAAAAAGTAATAGTACAGATTATCATTTTTAGCCCAAGAatcaaactaattttaaaataagttttggtagtatattatatgatttaatagattatttcaaatcaaatttgaaaacaaaaaatattttcactgtAATTCAATAAGTGCAATGAGTGGTTAAACATATTAATCATcttgattttattgttgtagGTAACATATCAATTAAAGTTGTTGACAACTGCATTCTTTGCTGTCTTAGTTTTAAAAAGAAGATTAAAACGATGGCAGTGGGGTGCATTAGGTTTATTAGTTATTGGTGTTGCATTAGTACAACTTTCATCAACGGACAAAGATTCTAAAGCAACTTCTTCATCAAACTTACAAAAGCAATCTAAAGTCCTTGGGTTTGGCGCTGCATTGGCAGCATGCTTTATTTCTGGATTTGCtggaatatattttgaaaaagtgCTGAAAGAATCTGATATATCAGTGAGTATTGGCATCAGCCTCTTTCGAATTCGTGATTTTTCATGGTAATAAGCTCTCATTATATATGATTTCCTCTCCTTTTAAAAAACCCACTGAACCTTCTTATGACATCTCATTTGTGGTGATAATTACTGATCACatagaaattacaaaatattttattttactatatcaTGATATAAACTGTATCATGGAAAACAGattaatttagatattattttacaggTGTGGATGAGGAATGTGCAATTGAGTTTATTATCATTGCCTTTTGGAACTATAACATACTTAGTAAATAACAATGGGTCTATAAAAGATTTACTCAAAGGGTTTGATGGTTTTGTGTGGTATCTAGTCGTTTTACAAGCAGCTGGGGGACTTATTGTTGCTGTTGTTGTGAAATATGCTGACAATATCCTAAAAGGATTTGCTACATCTGtagctattataatatcatgtgTTGCATCAATGTACATATTCGACTTCCACTTAACGATTCAATTTGCTTTAGGGACTATGTTTGTTATTGGTtccatatttttgtatggttATGTTCCTAAGAAGAAAGAAACTCGAACTTCATTGAgtgtatgaattttttttagtattatattatttgataaaattgccAGTATGTACTTATACAATTTAGATATAAGttaaaactttgtttatatacatGTTGTATTAATAAGgctacaatattatattttatacactttttattgaaacatgtACCTatcttattaacaaaatatattcttttagatattcaaaaatttttattatgaaattaaaccCTTCTTTGTGTAACTTTTGAGAAGAGAAAACAACCTTTCATCTAAATATTTCaggtaaaaattatgaatgtacTCTTTGCACTTGAgatttaaagattaattttagtagtttaatattataatctaatcaAAAGTTGTATATCAGTCTTGTTATTTCAGACTGAGCAAGAACTCACGAGAATTTCGGACATTATTGCTTTATAGCAATCATCAcagcatataataaaaactcatatttatataactattatttatttttttgattaacTACAAGTACACTATTACAATCTAaaaggaatttattattttcctcaTCCTCATCTGTTCAAGCCATTTATCAAGTTGTTGTTGAggttttaatggatttttctTATAGTAATCTTCAGGAGGCTTTCCTTCTTCGAGTCTGACAAAATAATGACTGTATTTGTAACGCACTTCACCTAGCCTTCCTCTTGCATGTCTTCTTATGCCCTTCATAACTGGACCTTTTCCACTAAATGATTCagctaataaaaagataaacgtattaatttttttttaatagtcatCATTATtgtgttgataaaaataaaagttaatacaaGTGACATACCAATCCACAAATTACTCCGAAATTCAACATTATGTTTAGAAACTGCAAGTTCTTGTGCCTCTAGTATTGTATCTTTCACAAAACCTGCTCCTTTCTTATGTATAAAGCTCAATTGTTTTAAGGCTTCATCTACTGTCATTCCTCTTACAAAGGCAGCAATGTACCAGAGTTTTTCTGgactgtatttaatatttgcctTTTGAtgacaaacaaactaaaaaacaaaaataacatttattttacattaatgtaaattgaatataattatacaaaccCTGcgacatattataaatgaaataaaaagctaTTGTCTACTTACAGCTGGCCTTGGCTCCTCATTGGGATCTTGAGGTGggtatatttttctattgtaaCTGATAAATTTCTGGGGATTATTTGGTTTAGTCCACGCAGCAGTGGGCGCTGTAGTGTGCAAATTATGAATAGGTACGCGGATATTTAGCGTATTTAGCGTTTTAAACAAGCAGTTCATTTTAAGTATGTTACGCTAATATAGATCCCAtgaaatctaaattaaaaaaaaagtagtgTCAAGTATATGAAatgatcataaaaataaaaaggttaaGATTTTGTCTTTCGATTCCGTCTAACCAAATAGACGACCGACGTCAATGTCATTTGTCAAATGTAATGCACAGATTAATCATTAAAGTACCAAGTataatcacagataatataatgctatacTAGTATGACAAATTTgccataatttatattttaatgaaacatttaaatattcataaaacttacaatataattttttttaagattacaGAAACAACACAAAGTCTTATGTTACTGTTACGAAGCGTTACAGGTAAAACTCCCATCAGTTAATAACGAACTATGCGTGATTCAAGTTACGAGAcgttttttatacaaacgaTTGGCACTTACGCCTGGTAGCATATTCAACAGTCCGTGGGTAAAAAGATCAGTTTTATGTACTCCCAGTAGAATATGCACACAGTTTAAGTGGTATGTTGCAGGGTCGTgaaccaccgcccatgaacatttggagaagcGTAAGGTCAAATacagaccttacacctctacaaatggattgccgacctTAAATTGGGAAAGCATTAATGAGAggtataaaggaaaggactgggaagggtaaaaaaggatatgggcatcctgcttccccactcaccgtacgaaacacaataacgccggttttctgtggaggtgtggtacttccccggtgcgagctagcccaattcgtggcgaagcgtactcgactgacacatcaaaataaattatagcttGTATGTTTCTCAGACTAGAAACCTATACAACAAAaactttcaatttttttttcttaaactttcattaaaatccgtcgAGTAGTTCCGGAGTTTAGTATGTACAAACAAACTGACACTTAATTTTGGATTCATGATGTACTTCTGTTTTTTAACACCCttcaatcctatcctactattattataaatgcgaaagtttgtaaggatgtgtgtgtgtgtttgttgctctttcacgcaaaaactactgaaccaattgcaatgaaatttgttacgtttgcagctggacaactgaaataacataaaggcaatcATGTTTCatcaatcatatttttatcccgatattcctacgggatacggactaacgcgggtgNNNNNNNNNNNNNNNNNNNNNNNNNNNNNNNNNNNNNNNNNNNNNNNNNNNNNNNNNNNNNNNNNNNNNNNNNNNNNNNNNNNNNNNNNNNNNNNNNNNNNNNNNNNNNNNNNNNNNNNNNNNNNNNNNNNNNNNNNNNNNNNNNNNNNNNNNNNNNNNNNNNNNNNNNNNNNNNNNNNNNNNNNNNNNNNNNNNNNNNNNNNNNNNNNNNNNNNNNNNNNNNNNNNNNNNNNNNNNNNNNNNNNNNNNNNNNNNNNNNNNNNNNNNNNNNNNNNNNNNNNNNNNNNNNNNNNNNNNNNNNNNNNNNNNNNNNNNNNNNNNNNNNNNNNNNNNNNNNNNNNNNNNNNNNNNNNNNNNNNNNNNNNNNNNNNNNNNNNNNNNNNNNNNNNNNNNNNNNNNNNNNNNNNNNNNNNNNNNNNNNNNNNNNNNNNNNNNNNNNNNNNNNNNNNNNNNNNNNNNNNNNNNNNNNNNNNNNNNNNNNNNNNNNNNNNNNNNNNNNNNNNNNNNNNNNNNNNNNNNNNNNNNNNNNNNNNNNNNNNNNNNNNNNNNNNNNNNNNNNNNNNNNNNNNNNNNNNNNNNNNNNNNNNNNNNNNNNNNNNNNNNNNNNNNNNNNNNNNNNNNNNNNNNNNNNNNNNNNNNNNNNNNNNNNNNNNNNNNNNNNNNNNNNNNNNNNNNNNNNNNNNNNNNNNNNNNNNNNNNNNNNNNNNNNNNNNNNNNNNNNNNNNNNNNNNNNNNNNNNNNNNNNNNNNNNNNNNNNNNNNNNNNNNNNNNNNNNNNNNNNNNNNNNNNNNNNNNNNNNNNNNNNNNNNNNNNNNNNNNNNNNNNNNNNNNNNNNNNNNNNNNNNNNNNNNNNNNNNNNNNNNNNNNNNNNNNNNNNNNNNNNNNNNNNNNNNNNNNNNNNNNNNNNNNNNNNNNNNNNNNNNNNNNNNNNNNNNNNNNNNNNNNNNNNNNNNNNNNNNNNNNNNNNNNNNNNNNNNNNNNNNNNNNNNNNNNNNNNNNNataacataaaggcaatcATGTTTCatcaatcatatttttatcccgatattcctacgggatacggactaacgcgggtgaaaccgcggggcgcagctagttatccaataatattatcaacgtCAAACTCGATCCATCGTTCACCGGCCGAACTCTCCCAATGAGAGCACGCTTTGACCTTTGCGTCGCAGCCGCTTACATGTAGACGTTGTCGGTGCGAGTAGTATGTGAATTTATATTCGTGACTATCAcatcacattttaataatttcaataagatCAAATTTGTTAAGGCGGTCACTAGGATCGATCTTTAcgcgtgtgcgtgtgtacttatattaatgttgtaaataaacagCAATTTACCTAACCTAGGCAACTGATTAAGTAGTACTGCCtctaataatttacaatgtttaatttgttagtgatttataaattgtaggTTACTAATTATTCTATGTATTATGCATAGGACATGGAAGATTAACTTTATACACCAAATATTACACCTTTGACAAGTAATCTGTATGGATGAAAGTTAgagaataattgaaaataaataaataaaaaacattaatggGAAGTCCGTTTATTATAGTCAACACTTGCTTCAGCATTCGTCCTTTGAATAGAACTTCATCATTTCATACTGCtttcttttatgaaataacttaCAGTCAAAAAGTATATACAgacttatttttcaaattaggTTATCACTTCATTCattcatgttaaaattttcatccAAGTCTTTACTATGTCAtgtcaataaaacataatgctGTTTAAAATGGGCCTTTGACACTTAGCTTCAAAGTCATGTAGCAGCTCATCAATATCATTATCCAAATCATCACTTTGAGACATTTTTGTAACCATATCACTGATAAGAAAGGCACCTATTGTGGCTTCCTCATGATTGTCttgaatatcaatattaactATGTGTACTGGCTGATTGCAAACTGACCTCCTAGAAACAAACCACTCTATAACTTGGTCATACACTCTCTCTTCACAagtaataataacatcaaatCTTTCAGTTGATGCTTGAAATCTTTCAGGACTAGGTTTAATGCGTCGGTTTCTATCAAGCATATGTAATAATCcattttgtgtataataagTCTTGTCTTTTTccaataaatcattataaatatcgtCATAAGGAATACCAAATTCATAACAATTTGGTCGATCAGCAGAGGTACCAGgcaattttactttttcacCAGTTCCAAATGATTTGACTTTGAAGCCTTTTTTCGCAAGAAATGCATGGGCTTCCATACTTCTGTTCATATTTGATGAACAAACTACAGCAAAATACAAATCacccattattattttaagctgTATCTCATTCAGCGTTTATTGTATAAGTCgtgaaaactaaaatttactCGTTCTAGTGACGTAGGTATCTAAAATGTGATAACATTTAACACACATGatactcaaataaaataccaatagAATTAGTTTTACTTTTACGAACAActgttcatataataatatcgttCGTTGCAagcaaataatacaatattcagTCAGGTTTTGATACAAAATAGCAATACAACGCTGCTGATAAACTTTGAGTTCTTGATGAATGACATATGACAAATGAAATGACATCGAAATCATCGAATGTCATTCTAAGCAGTGACTATTACGGCTTcacacagattaaaaatgagaaatattattattttattggttcaAATTCAAGTACAATTTCAAAGCTCATAACCGGTTAAcaccaaaatttattttgagaaaTGTCCCTTGTCAAAAACGTGTGTGACTACGAAGTGGGGGAAAGAACAATCAACAAAACATATATAGCAATTTAGCGGTATATAATCAGGTGTTCGTAAAAAAATTTGGTCGCCCGCTAAAACTCCTATTCTATCCTATCCCATCCTACTTCCtgcttcctactatcctactatcctatcctactaatatcctacttaatattataaatgcgaaagtttgtaaggatgtatgtgtgtttgttgctctttcacgcaaagactactgaaccgattgcaatgaaatttagtacgtagacagctggacaactggaataacatataggcaactttttatcacgatattcctacgggatacggacttacgcggtcgAAACCAGtaagttgttaaataaattctaaaaaaaaagtgattgactaaacataatattatgtgttaaTCTCAATGTAAGTATATACAGTATTCCTCtcatttcatttatcaaatttgCCACAGAGATTTTACCCGTATAATTCATATCTattatgctattttattttttggtctTTAGACTCTCAAGAATTCATGCAATAAAACAACAGgatgtgttttttaataaatcataaacgCATTAATTAGGGCATTAAAATGCAAGTTGACTATGTTCAAGTTTCAATGCAGTTACGGGATAAGGCTTACTTCCTCGTGAATTCTTGAAGCAGCTACACTAGAAAACGCGATACGAAGTTATGGGCTGTATTTGACATATTGTAGATAATTGTCTTGAACAAAAACGAAATCtatcttcaaattgtcaggaTAACATCAAATGGGACCATACGAAAGGCACCAacttgaaaataacaaaagagtAAACAAAATTGGTTCACACAGTCAGAAAGTTCTGACTGAGTGAACTGAGATGTCTCAGTATCAAACACTagaagaaataacaaattgagAACTTCCTTTTACTGTGACATGAACACTAGAAAATGTCAATATTTGGCTCTGATGAAACAAATgattgcattgaaatacttgtattagtttttttagatatttcacACTTCACTTGTACACACaaacgatataatatttattgttcaatAACTTAAAGCAAATCCCAATTTTAAAACCGCTTGACTGTTGGAGTAAACGCGCAAGCAAACGTACGTGCTCGGGACTTCGTTTATGATGACATTTGAgactatatttctattttatgatttatctaAGGCTGTTAACTGCAATAACATAGtcctagtattatattatctgtggtagtactttaaaatatgttagtcTGTACTATTTGTCTATTATTACCAATCCAATATCCATTCAAATGTCAGCGTGTATCAATAGTTTGGCTATACTATATTTCGGATTTCTTTTAATTGAACACTTTTCTTAGATTTAATCCTTTATTCATGAAGATTTCTCTCAGAACaatattttgaagaaaaaatgTTCAGGACACTACGGTA
The sequence above is a segment of the Zerene cesonia ecotype Mississippi chromosome 17, Zerene_cesonia_1.1, whole genome shotgun sequence genome. Coding sequences within it:
- the LOC119833598 gene encoding RNA polymerase II subunit A C-terminal domain phosphatase SSU72-like, translated to MGDLYFAVVCSSNMNRSMEAHAFLAKKGFKVKSFGTGEKVKLPGTSADRPNCYEFGIPYDDIYNDLLEKDKTYYTQNGLLHMLDRNRRIKPSPERFQASTERFDVIITCEERVYDQVIEWFVSRRSVCNQPVHIVNIDIQDNHEEATIGAFLISDMVTKMSQSDDLDNDIDELLHDFEAKCQRPILNSIMFY
- the LOC119833289 gene encoding 39S ribosomal protein L22, mitochondrial; this translates as MNCLFKTLNTLNIRVPIHNLHTTAPTAAWTKPNNPQKFISYNRKIYPPQDPNEEPRPAFVCHQKANIKYSPEKLWYIAAFVRGMTVDEALKQLSFIHKKGAGFVKDTILEAQELAVSKHNVEFRSNLWIAESFSGKGPVMKGIRRHARGRLGEVRYKYSHYFVRLEEGKPPEDYYKKNPLKPQQQLDKWLEQMRMRKIINSF
- the LOC119833486 gene encoding UDP-N-acetylglucosamine transporter isoform X2 — its product is MDSENKKDKSYSPNKQVKYGYIKYVSLFILTIQNAALGLSMRYARTRDVVMFSSAAAVLMAEVLKLAICICLVIQENGSVRKGAQTMYNTVILNIKDTLRVCVPSFLYIVQNNLLYVSASNLDAATYQVTYQLKLLTTAFFAVLVLKRRLKRWQWGALGLLVIGVALVQLSSTDKDSKATSSSNLQKQSKVLGFGAALAACFISGFAGIYFEKVLKESDISVWMRNVQLSLLSLPFGTITYLVNNNGSIKDLLKGFDGFVWYLVVLQAAGGLIVAVVVKYADNILKGFATSVAIIISCVASMYIFDFHLTIQFALGTMFVIGSIFLYGYVPKKKETRTSLSV
- the LOC119833486 gene encoding UDP-N-acetylglucosamine transporter isoform X1 encodes the protein MKSSNDITLQETQESKEEIEVEGENITPETQLNTDEMDSENKKDKSYSPNKQVKYGYIKYVSLFILTIQNAALGLSMRYARTRDVVMFSSAAAVLMAEVLKLAICICLVIQENGSVRKGAQTMYNTVILNIKDTLRVCVPSFLYIVQNNLLYVSASNLDAATYQVTYQLKLLTTAFFAVLVLKRRLKRWQWGALGLLVIGVALVQLSSTDKDSKATSSSNLQKQSKVLGFGAALAACFISGFAGIYFEKVLKESDISVWMRNVQLSLLSLPFGTITYLVNNNGSIKDLLKGFDGFVWYLVVLQAAGGLIVAVVVKYADNILKGFATSVAIIISCVASMYIFDFHLTIQFALGTMFVIGSIFLYGYVPKKKETRTSLSV